In Vitis riparia cultivar Riparia Gloire de Montpellier isolate 1030 chromosome 19, EGFV_Vit.rip_1.0, whole genome shotgun sequence, the following proteins share a genomic window:
- the LOC117908695 gene encoding uncharacterized protein LOC117908695 isoform X2 has product MEGETIKIMNQDLVRLDRFDGSNFTRWQDKVRFLLTALKIFYILDPTLAPLPEPKENDTPQVVAARKKREEDELICRGHILNALSDRLYDLYTNTNSAREIWEALENKYKAEEEEK; this is encoded by the exons ATGGAAGGAGAGACTATCAAGATTATGAACCAAGACCTTGTGAGGTTGGATCGTTTTGATGGTTCCAACTTCACTAGGTGGCAAGACAAGGTGAGATTCCTTCTCACAGCACTCAAGATTTTCTACATCCTTGATCCTACCTTGGCACCGTTACCGgaaccaaaggaaaatgacacacCTCAAGTGGTGGCGGCaaggaagaagagggaggaggaTGAGCTCATATGTAGGGGTCATATTTTGAACGCCTTATCCGATAGGCTATATGATCTCTACACCAACACCAATTCCGCGAGGGAGATTTGGGAGGCTCTTGAAAACAAGTACAAAGCCGAGGAAGAAG aaaagtga
- the LOC117908695 gene encoding uncharacterized protein LOC117908695 isoform X1, translated as MEGETIKIMNQDLVRLDRFDGSNFTRWQDKVRFLLTALKIFYILDPTLAPLPEPKENDTPQVVAARKKREEDELICRGHILNALSDRLYDLYTNTNSAREIWEALENKYKAEEEEFL; from the exons ATGGAAGGAGAGACTATCAAGATTATGAACCAAGACCTTGTGAGGTTGGATCGTTTTGATGGTTCCAACTTCACTAGGTGGCAAGACAAGGTGAGATTCCTTCTCACAGCACTCAAGATTTTCTACATCCTTGATCCTACCTTGGCACCGTTACCGgaaccaaaggaaaatgacacacCTCAAGTGGTGGCGGCaaggaagaagagggaggaggaTGAGCTCATATGTAGGGGTCATATTTTGAACGCCTTATCCGATAGGCTATATGATCTCTACACCAACACCAATTCCGCGAGGGAGATTTGGGAGGCTCTTGAAAACAAGTACAAAGCCGAGGAAGAAG aattcctatga
- the LOC117909467 gene encoding probable LRR receptor-like serine/threonine-protein kinase At1g56130, producing the protein MKGERVLEGFNIQREAGGSKRALVKTLEANVTNTIMEIPFLWAGRGTCSIPFQSTYGPLVSAVHAYQVSDETSSSSESNKKRIGKVVGIVVGCAGGVVIISSIFYLWWKKEASGHTRVQTESPRK; encoded by the exons ATGAAGGGTGAGAGAGTTCTTGAAGGGTTCAACATTCAAAGAGAAGCAGGTGGGTCAAAGAGAGCCCTGGTGAAGACACTGGAGGCAAATGTCACAAACACAATCATGGAGATTCCTTTCTTATGGGCTGGAAGAGGCACTTGCTCCATTCCATTTCAAAGCACATATGGACCATTAGTATCAGCCGTCCATGCATATCAAG tGTCGGATGAAACTAGCTCTTCCTCCGAGAGCAACAAGAAGCGGATAGGAAAAGTAGTCGGAATAGTGGTTGGATGTGCAGGAGGGGTGGTGATAATCTCATCCATCTTCTACTTATGGTGGAAAAAGGAGGCATCCGGGCATACCCGAGTTCAAACAGAATCACCCAGGAAATGA